A genomic stretch from Methanoculleus horonobensis includes:
- a CDS encoding methyltransferase domain-containing protein, whose product MPLICESLAAVPAGNSHGGSIITHAWNPKDYGQHSAAQQAWAHELIAKLALAGDERVLDLGCGEGKVTAEIAACLPSGSALGLDLSCDMIAFARERFPSEQYPNLRFIEGDMLDLPFDEEFDVVFSNAALHWVPDHGRVFSGIAHALRPGGRILLQMGGRGNAAPIMAIANEMLADDPWRKLFAGLAPSYAFYGPEEERELLEAAGLTPLRAELIGKDMAFDLPDGLAGWVRTIWHLYLKPLPEDLRPAFIEEVVSRYVERFPSADGRIHVPMVRLEVEAVRDPEP is encoded by the coding sequence ATACCTCTCATCTGTGAGAGCCTGGCCGCTGTTCCGGCGGGGAACTCGCACGGAGGGAGTATCATCACGCACGCGTGGAATCCAAAGGACTATGGGCAGCACTCCGCCGCGCAGCAGGCCTGGGCGCATGAACTGATTGCAAAACTCGCGCTTGCCGGCGACGAGCGGGTGCTCGACCTCGGGTGCGGCGAGGGGAAGGTGACCGCGGAGATCGCGGCCTGCCTCCCCTCCGGCTCGGCGCTCGGCCTCGATCTCTCCTGCGATATGATCGCCTTCGCCCGGGAACGCTTCCCCTCAGAGCAGTATCCGAACCTCCGGTTCATCGAGGGCGACATGCTCGACCTGCCGTTCGATGAGGAGTTCGACGTCGTCTTCTCGAATGCCGCCCTGCACTGGGTTCCCGACCACGGCAGGGTCTTTTCCGGTATCGCTCACGCTCTCCGGCCGGGGGGAAGGATCCTTCTCCAGATGGGCGGGAGAGGCAACGCCGCGCCGATCATGGCGATCGCGAACGAGATGCTCGCAGATGATCCGTGGAGGAAACTCTTCGCCGGCCTGGCCCCGAGTTACGCCTTCTACGGCCCCGAGGAGGAGCGTGAACTGCTGGAAGCGGCAGGGCTCACGCCCCTGCGGGCCGAGTTGATCGGGAAAGACATGGCGTTCGATCTCCCTGACGGCCTTGCGGGGTGGGTTCGGACCATCTGGCACCTCTACCTGAAGCCGCTGCCTGAAGATCTCCGGCCGGCGTTCATCGAAGAGGTGGTGAGCCGATACGTGGAGCGGTTCCCCTCGGCCGACGGCCGGATCCACGTCCCCATGGTGCGCCTGGAGGTGGAGGCGGTCAGAGACCCGGAGCCCTGA
- a CDS encoding MATE family efflux transporter: MTIKYSNNLLTEGPVGKGLLVVALPIIISNLLASVLEVADMYFIGKLGDVSIAGGAMSISIIIVLTTVIFGTVTATAAFVSRAYGSERYERIPVILSHSLYLALAFSAILMVIGMFWSQDLLLLLGADPGVAAEGARFLSPMLMGMFAFVTLMILTTVFQSTGDSRTPMYVMIAVNIVNIVLNPTLIMGLGGLPAFGIAGSAYASLASRAIGVLLLIGVMYLPSRKNGPVRFPEKWTLEPQLIKDVVKVTIPSAVQSGVRSFAFLGMTAIVALYGTAAVAAYGICQRLDMLGLVFVMGLCTGVAVMVGQNLGAGKVERAEKAVRLAMIVNASFMAIVGVFYLLSAKHLLAFFGATGESLADGVLFMQIIPTSYFVIAMAMTMGFAMNGAGMTRPGMYAAIAGQLIVQVGVAAVFVAMQMPLQAIWFAVVCGTVVVFLCDLFFYRQGAWKTKKLNLGGEN, translated from the coding sequence TTGACGATAAAATACTCCAATAATCTCCTCACCGAGGGACCGGTCGGAAAAGGTCTTTTGGTCGTGGCTCTTCCGATCATCATCAGTAATCTCCTCGCGAGCGTTCTGGAGGTGGCGGATATGTATTTCATCGGCAAACTTGGCGACGTCTCGATCGCCGGCGGAGCGATGAGCATATCCATCATAATAGTGCTTACAACAGTGATCTTTGGGACCGTAACGGCAACGGCTGCATTCGTCTCGCGAGCCTACGGGTCAGAGCGGTATGAACGCATCCCGGTGATCCTTTCGCATTCGCTTTATCTGGCACTCGCCTTCTCGGCGATCCTTATGGTCATCGGTATGTTCTGGTCACAGGATCTCCTCCTGCTTCTCGGAGCCGATCCCGGGGTTGCAGCGGAGGGAGCACGCTTCCTCTCCCCGATGCTGATGGGAATGTTTGCGTTCGTCACGCTGATGATCCTGACGACCGTGTTCCAGAGCACGGGAGATTCAAGAACACCGATGTACGTGATGATCGCAGTGAACATCGTGAACATTGTTCTGAACCCGACGCTGATCATGGGTCTTGGCGGACTCCCGGCGTTTGGAATAGCCGGATCTGCGTATGCGTCCCTTGCCTCGCGCGCGATCGGCGTGCTGCTTCTGATCGGGGTGATGTATCTGCCGTCGAGAAAGAACGGACCGGTCAGGTTTCCAGAGAAATGGACGCTCGAACCACAACTGATCAAGGACGTCGTGAAGGTCACGATACCTTCGGCGGTGCAGAGCGGAGTCCGGAGTTTTGCGTTCCTGGGGATGACAGCGATCGTTGCGCTATACGGCACGGCGGCGGTGGCGGCATACGGCATCTGCCAGCGTCTGGATATGCTGGGTCTGGTCTTCGTGATGGGGCTCTGCACAGGAGTCGCGGTGATGGTCGGGCAGAACCTGGGAGCGGGAAAAGTGGAGAGAGCGGAGAAAGCGGTCCGGCTCGCAATGATCGTGAACGCATCGTTCATGGCGATCGTGGGCGTCTTCTACCTGCTCTCCGCGAAGCATCTCCTGGCGTTCTTCGGCGCGACGGGCGAGTCGCTTGCAGACGGCGTCCTGTTCATGCAGATAATCCCGACGTCCTACTTCGTGATCGCTATGGCGATGACGATGGGGTTTGCGATGAACGGTGCGGGGATGACGAGACCCGGCATGTATGCGGCGATCGCAGGGCAGTTGATCGTGCAGGTGGGAGTTGCTGCGGTCTTTGTGGCGATGCAGATGCCGCTGCAGGCCATCTGGTTCGCGGTGGTCTGCGGCACCGTGGTGGTGTTCCTGTGCGATCTGTTCTTTTACAGGCAGGGGGCCTGGAAGACAAAGAAACTGAATCTCGGCGGAGAGAATTGA